One window of the Maridesulfovibrio frigidus DSM 17176 genome contains the following:
- a CDS encoding DnaA ATPase domain-containing protein, which produces MKNELRNNLLNTCSDSDLIRWFDPISIEVSDDTGFVMVTFPHAFFGQWFKSSIQDKFEEQLGLFLGSGFSVSYLNKGSSGSQPAVKISDTKKIDFPFGHKFTFENFLTSKKNYFPLASAKEVTRVENVAFNPFIICGKSGSGKSHLLKAIANEISKKINRDKIFLGNIDDIQNIYSVRFGGDLIRARNYFFEFDYFFLDDLKQIRKYDKLQQELISIFNNFYENGKQMVFSCSDKLASYDFLDPNLKSRLEWGLIVTLKRPDLEIRAHYIQRQCKLKKLPLTKDQILTLSQRFQDFRYLQGILIKLTAFRELVRKNMDDRDFENILNNTEEKTEEKLTPEFIIKSVSTHFNLKPSDLTGSKRHKITAHARQIAMYLCRDLLGISYPALGRVFGGKDHSTVLYSVKKIQELQRYDKVLKRLLIELKDMCLLRVSN; this is translated from the coding sequence GTGAAAAACGAACTAAGAAATAACCTTCTGAATACTTGCTCTGATTCAGACTTAATACGCTGGTTTGACCCTATTAGCATCGAAGTTTCCGATGACACAGGATTTGTCATGGTTACTTTTCCACATGCTTTTTTCGGTCAATGGTTCAAAAGCAGCATTCAAGATAAGTTTGAAGAGCAACTTGGACTTTTTCTAGGAAGCGGTTTTTCTGTTTCGTATTTAAATAAAGGCTCTTCCGGATCCCAGCCTGCCGTAAAAATATCTGATACCAAAAAAATTGATTTCCCCTTCGGTCATAAATTTACATTTGAAAACTTCCTGACAAGTAAAAAGAATTACTTTCCTTTGGCTTCCGCAAAAGAAGTGACCAGAGTTGAAAATGTAGCTTTCAACCCTTTTATTATCTGCGGTAAAAGTGGTTCTGGTAAATCACACCTACTGAAAGCTATAGCGAATGAGATAAGCAAAAAAATTAATCGCGATAAAATTTTCCTTGGAAACATAGATGATATTCAAAATATTTACTCTGTCCGTTTCGGCGGAGATCTTATCCGAGCAAGAAATTACTTTTTTGAGTTTGACTACTTCTTCCTTGATGACCTTAAGCAAATTAGAAAATACGATAAACTCCAGCAGGAACTTATTTCTATTTTCAATAATTTTTACGAGAATGGAAAACAGATGGTTTTCAGTTGCTCTGATAAATTAGCCTCCTACGACTTTTTAGACCCTAACCTTAAGTCCAGGTTGGAATGGGGTTTAATAGTCACTCTCAAGCGCCCTGACCTTGAAATAAGAGCACACTACATCCAGAGACAGTGTAAACTTAAGAAGCTTCCGTTGACTAAGGATCAAATTTTAACTCTGTCTCAAAGATTTCAGGATTTCAGATATCTTCAAGGTATACTTATCAAGCTCACTGCATTCAGAGAACTTGTACGCAAGAATATGGATGATAGAGATTTTGAAAATATTCTGAACAACACGGAAGAAAAAACAGAGGAGAAACTCACTCCAGAGTTTATTATCAAGTCTGTTTCAACTCATTTTAACCTCAAACCTTCAGACCTGACAGGTAGCAAAAGGCACAAGATTACGGCTCATGCAAGACAGATTGCAATGTACCTTTGCAGAGACCTTTTGGGAATATCCTATCCGGCACTCGGAAGGGTCTTTGGGGGCAAAGATCACAGTACAGTCCTATATTCGGTTAAAAAAATACAAGAATTACAGAGGTATGATAAGGTTTTGAAAAGGCTGTTGATAGAATTGAAGGATATGTGTCTATTACGTGTTTCAAACTGA
- the dnaN gene encoding DNA polymerase III subunit beta, giving the protein MYLKVNRDEVIEGLQKSASIIPAKTGAAYLRTIWLKSEEGSLRIMSTDSNLEFCGTYPAEIIEEGLAGVQGRAFYELVRKLPSGELVIKTDPDGSSILVEQGSRKYKLPVNDPTWFQKFSTFPAEGAVFWSGDFLLEIIERIAFCISDEDSMEAIACMNIVPSSDENGKYIEACGLNGHQFARLKFFNDDIHAILPEDGILVQKKYLAELKKWLTADEIEMSLVEKRLFFKTADGKETFSMPLSYYQYPNYKNFLSKLNDDDVSRMKIEKSELSNALDRISIFNTDSNRCASFMFNPGELILFSQGQEVGTATESIEVDFSGEMERIAFPTKNLIEILGHFQSGKISFTLTGSEAPCGLSGDEDNEYLVIVMPMKVQEETYYSEEDV; this is encoded by the coding sequence ATGTATTTAAAGGTGAATAGGGACGAAGTGATCGAGGGACTCCAGAAATCCGCCAGCATCATTCCAGCCAAAACAGGAGCTGCATATTTGCGGACAATTTGGCTGAAAAGTGAGGAAGGCAGTTTACGGATTATGTCCACTGATTCTAATTTAGAATTTTGCGGAACATACCCAGCTGAAATTATCGAAGAGGGTCTTGCTGGAGTTCAGGGAAGAGCATTCTATGAACTGGTAAGAAAATTGCCTTCAGGTGAACTCGTAATCAAAACTGATCCTGATGGATCAAGTATTTTGGTTGAGCAGGGATCAAGAAAATACAAACTTCCAGTAAACGATCCAACTTGGTTTCAGAAGTTTTCTACTTTTCCAGCAGAAGGCGCTGTATTCTGGTCAGGTGATTTCTTACTTGAAATCATCGAGCGTATCGCATTCTGCATCAGCGATGAAGACAGCATGGAAGCAATCGCTTGTATGAACATTGTCCCTTCTTCTGATGAAAACGGAAAATACATTGAAGCATGTGGTCTAAACGGGCATCAGTTCGCTAGACTTAAATTTTTCAATGATGACATTCATGCGATTCTTCCTGAAGATGGCATTCTCGTTCAGAAGAAATATCTTGCTGAGCTTAAAAAATGGCTGACAGCTGATGAAATTGAAATGTCTCTAGTCGAAAAAAGACTATTTTTCAAAACAGCTGATGGTAAAGAAACTTTCAGCATGCCTCTCAGCTATTACCAGTATCCAAATTACAAAAATTTTCTGTCAAAGCTTAACGACGATGATGTCTCACGTATGAAAATAGAAAAATCAGAGCTTTCAAATGCTCTTGACCGAATTTCTATTTTCAACACTGATTCCAATCGTTGTGCTTCTTTCATGTTTAATCCTGGTGAGCTTATTCTCTTCAGTCAGGGACAGGAAGTTGGAACTGCAACAGAATCCATTGAAGTTGATTTCAGCGGTGAAATGGAACGTATTGCATTTCCCACAAAGAACCTGATCGAGATCCTCGGTCATTTTCAATCTGGGAAAATTAGCTTTACTTTGACCGGATCTGAAGCTCCTTGTGGTTTAAGCGGTGATGAGGACAACGAATATCTCGTCATTGTTATGCCTATGAAGGTTCAGGAAGAGACTTACTACAGCGAGGAAGATGTTTAA
- the gyrB gene encoding DNA topoisomerase (ATP-hydrolyzing) subunit B — protein sequence MAQNKDTYTADSITVLEGLAAVRKRPAMYIGSTDTRGLHHLVYEVVDNSIDEAMGGYCSKIKVKLHMDNSVTVSDDGRGIPVDMHPKEKKPALEIVMTVLHAGGKFDNDAYKVSGGLHGVGVSCVNALSEHLEATVRRDGKMYRQSYIRGVPTAALECIGDAVTTGTTIRFRPDEQIFETNQYDFNTLRKRFQELAYLNKGLQIDFLDERTSEKASFKAEGGIIEFVKDLNKGQTAVSEIVYAYSEVDNVVTELALQYNTAFKENTNTFANNIRTVEGGTHLAGFKGGLTRAINNYIQNSDLPKKLKQKLSGDDVREGLIAVLSVKLSDPQFEGQTKTKLGNSEMTGIVGAMVYDKLSSYFQENPKDAKAIVEKVVDAARARDAARKARDLVRRKGALSDHSLPGKLADCQSKDPSESELFIVEGDSAGGSAKQGRNPKHQAILPLRGKILNVEKTRFDKMLGNKEIRAMITAMGIGIGQEENDKDFDKLRYHKVVIMTDADVDGSHIRTLLLTFFFRQYEELIRRGHLYIAQPPLYRIAKGKFEKFIKDDAELYSLLIERVSKDITIKASNDKEYHQETLTPLLDDIRFIKQKIFEAMNMGVADKLFVALISYYSKITPEFFNDGDTAEFIEKMAVAGFKVDIDREDDDGEERVYVTFENENGNRNKLAVEFFNSKLFRYSYDTHSNITTECAGNEFAVLRGENVTQVTGIFNLLDAVMEEAYKGINLQRYKGLGEMNPEQLWETTMDPDKRTMLQVTIEDAVGANEIFMDLMGDNVEPRREFIERNALAVQELDI from the coding sequence ATGGCTCAGAATAAAGATACTTATACAGCCGACTCGATCACGGTCCTTGAGGGACTTGCAGCTGTAAGAAAAAGACCGGCCATGTATATCGGTTCAACCGATACCAGAGGTCTGCATCACCTTGTTTACGAAGTTGTGGATAACTCCATTGACGAAGCTATGGGCGGATATTGCTCAAAGATTAAAGTCAAACTTCATATGGACAACAGCGTTACTGTTTCAGATGACGGTCGTGGTATTCCAGTCGATATGCATCCGAAAGAAAAAAAACCGGCTCTTGAGATCGTAATGACCGTTCTTCATGCCGGTGGTAAGTTCGATAACGATGCCTACAAAGTCTCAGGTGGCCTTCACGGGGTCGGAGTGTCATGTGTAAACGCTCTTTCGGAACATCTTGAGGCCACGGTAAGGCGCGACGGTAAAATGTATCGTCAGTCGTATATACGAGGAGTTCCAACTGCCGCACTTGAGTGCATAGGTGACGCAGTTACAACAGGAACAACTATCCGTTTCAGACCTGATGAGCAGATTTTTGAAACTAATCAGTATGATTTCAATACCTTAAGAAAACGTTTTCAGGAACTTGCTTACCTGAACAAAGGTTTACAAATCGATTTCCTCGATGAAAGAACCAGTGAGAAAGCAAGCTTTAAAGCTGAAGGCGGGATTATTGAGTTTGTCAAAGACCTTAACAAAGGTCAGACAGCTGTTAGTGAGATTGTTTATGCTTACTCAGAAGTTGATAATGTTGTTACTGAACTTGCCTTGCAATACAACACAGCTTTTAAAGAAAATACCAACACCTTTGCCAACAATATCCGCACTGTAGAAGGCGGAACTCATCTTGCTGGTTTTAAAGGTGGGCTGACCAGAGCTATTAATAATTATATTCAGAATTCAGATTTGCCTAAGAAGCTGAAACAGAAGCTCTCAGGTGATGATGTTCGTGAAGGTTTGATTGCGGTGCTTAGTGTTAAACTTTCCGATCCGCAGTTTGAAGGGCAGACCAAAACAAAACTTGGTAACTCTGAAATGACGGGTATTGTCGGAGCGATGGTTTACGACAAACTGTCATCATATTTTCAGGAAAATCCCAAAGATGCTAAAGCAATAGTCGAAAAAGTTGTTGATGCGGCAAGAGCCAGAGACGCAGCCAGAAAGGCTCGTGATCTTGTTCGTAGAAAGGGCGCTCTTTCTGATCATTCACTTCCCGGTAAACTTGCCGATTGTCAGAGCAAGGACCCTTCTGAAAGTGAACTTTTCATAGTTGAGGGAGATTCCGCTGGCGGTTCAGCTAAGCAGGGTCGTAACCCGAAACATCAGGCGATTCTTCCACTCAGAGGTAAAATTCTGAATGTCGAAAAAACCCGCTTTGACAAAATGCTCGGTAACAAAGAAATTCGTGCCATGATCACAGCTATGGGGATAGGGATCGGGCAGGAAGAAAACGATAAGGATTTCGATAAACTAAGGTATCATAAAGTCGTAATTATGACTGATGCTGATGTTGATGGATCTCACATTCGTACGCTTCTTTTGACTTTCTTTTTCAGACAGTATGAAGAGCTGATTAGGCGAGGCCATTTGTACATTGCACAGCCTCCTCTTTACAGAATAGCCAAAGGTAAATTTGAGAAATTTATTAAGGATGATGCTGAGCTTTACAGTTTGCTGATTGAAAGAGTTTCAAAAGATATTACCATCAAAGCAAGCAATGACAAAGAATATCATCAGGAGACTTTAACGCCTCTTCTTGACGATATTCGTTTCATCAAGCAGAAAATATTTGAAGCAATGAACATGGGTGTTGCTGATAAGCTTTTTGTCGCTTTGATAAGCTACTATTCTAAAATTACTCCAGAATTTTTCAATGATGGAGATACAGCTGAGTTCATAGAAAAAATGGCTGTAGCTGGTTTTAAAGTTGATATCGATCGTGAAGATGATGATGGCGAAGAGCGTGTTTACGTTACTTTTGAAAATGAAAATGGAAACCGCAATAAGCTTGCTGTTGAATTCTTTAATTCAAAACTCTTCAGATATTCATACGATACGCACAGCAATATCACCACAGAATGCGCAGGTAATGAATTCGCAGTGTTACGCGGCGAAAATGTTACTCAAGTTACCGGAATATTTAATTTGCTGGATGCTGTCATGGAAGAAGCCTACAAGGGCATTAATCTTCAGCGCTACAAAGGTCTGGGTGAAATGAACCCTGAGCAGTTGTGGGAAACTACAATGGATCCTGACAAAAGAACCATGCTGCAGGTAACTATCGAAGACGCAGTTGGTGCTAACGAAATATTCATGGATCTCATGGGTGATAACGTTGAACCGCGCAGAGAATTTATTGAAAGAAATGCTCTTGCCGTCCAAGAGCTTGATATTTAG
- the gyrA gene encoding DNA gyrase subunit A — MAQITIEEELKKSYLEYSLSVIIGRAIPDVRDGLKPVHRRILYAMHELGNHYNRSYKKSARIVGDVIGKYHPHGDSAVYDALVRMAQGFSMRDPLVDGQGNFGSIDGDAAAAMRYTESRMTRLSSEFLADLEKNTVDFRDNYDNSLQEPTVLPTKVPNLLLNGTTGIAVGMATNIPPHNLRELLNGTLHLLDAPECTIDDLMVHIKGPDFPTAALCFGGKGLEEAYKTGRGSIKIRGVVAVEELKNGRQSIVVSEIPYALNKSSLVEKIALLIGEGRIEGVSDLRDESDRKGIRIVIDLKRGAIADIIINSLYKFTQLETSFGINMMAVSGNRPMLMNLKQVLSFFLEHRREVIIRRTRFDLDKCEKRAHILEGLRIALDNIDEVVKIIRASSNGDEARLGLMARFEFSKVQAQAILDMRLQRLTNLEHEKILEEYAEILKKIEYFKSILENEEVLKSVIRDELTEIKENYSTPRKTVLLDQNPNDIDIEDLIPDDDAVITLSRRGYIKRTPLSNYHQQKRGGKGIAGVQTKDGDFIHTFLTTSNHQYLVLFTSKGKMFKIKVHQVPEASRIARGAHIANLLPLEKDETIATALTMREFEEDRFFLFVTKKGMIKRSSIALYRNCRQSGIRAVAMKEDDVLITVKQVSADSEAILVTKNGTSIRFSCQDARSMGRVASGVKGIALRPKDEVVSGVVTGDEERTQLLTISEGGYGKRTKIEQHRLQTRGGKGIISMRVTTKTGKVLGSIMVSADDEVVLLTSGNKIIRLGVKDVSLVGRATQGVRLVKMADNDNAVGFDLVMDDGIEVPEIDESETES; from the coding sequence GTGGCTCAGATTACTATCGAAGAAGAACTTAAAAAATCGTACTTAGAGTATTCTCTAAGCGTCATCATAGGGCGAGCTATCCCTGACGTAAGAGATGGTCTAAAGCCGGTTCATAGACGTATTCTTTACGCAATGCATGAACTTGGAAACCATTATAACAGATCATACAAAAAATCTGCCCGTATCGTCGGTGACGTAATTGGTAAGTATCACCCACATGGTGATTCTGCTGTTTATGATGCTTTAGTACGTATGGCGCAGGGATTTTCTATGCGCGATCCGCTTGTAGACGGTCAGGGTAACTTCGGTTCCATTGATGGTGATGCAGCGGCTGCGATGCGTTATACTGAATCCAGAATGACAAGGTTAAGTTCAGAGTTCCTGGCTGACCTTGAAAAAAATACAGTCGATTTCAGAGACAACTATGATAACTCTCTGCAAGAACCGACTGTTCTACCTACAAAAGTTCCTAACCTTCTGCTGAATGGTACAACTGGTATCGCAGTTGGTATGGCCACAAATATTCCTCCTCACAATTTACGTGAGCTTTTAAATGGAACTTTGCATCTTCTGGACGCTCCCGAGTGTACAATTGATGATCTTATGGTTCACATTAAAGGTCCTGACTTTCCTACTGCGGCTCTTTGCTTCGGTGGGAAAGGACTTGAAGAAGCGTATAAAACAGGCCGCGGAAGTATTAAGATTCGCGGTGTTGTTGCTGTTGAAGAACTTAAAAACGGTCGTCAAAGTATCGTTGTCAGCGAAATTCCTTATGCTCTTAACAAATCCAGTCTAGTTGAAAAAATTGCGCTGCTGATTGGTGAAGGCAGAATCGAAGGTGTTTCTGATCTTCGTGATGAATCTGACCGTAAAGGTATTCGCATTGTTATTGATCTAAAACGAGGCGCAATAGCTGATATCATCATAAATTCACTTTACAAATTCACACAGCTTGAAACCAGTTTCGGTATCAACATGATGGCAGTATCTGGAAACAGACCAATGCTCATGAACCTGAAACAGGTACTTAGCTTCTTCCTTGAACATCGCAGGGAAGTTATTATCAGACGCACAAGGTTTGACCTTGATAAATGCGAAAAGCGTGCTCATATCCTAGAAGGTTTGAGAATTGCTCTTGATAATATTGATGAAGTTGTAAAAATCATCAGAGCATCAAGCAATGGTGACGAAGCTAGACTCGGGCTTATGGCTCGTTTTGAGTTTTCGAAAGTACAGGCTCAAGCTATTCTCGACATGAGATTGCAGAGACTTACTAATCTTGAGCATGAAAAAATTCTTGAAGAATATGCTGAAATCCTCAAAAAGATTGAATACTTCAAATCTATTTTGGAAAATGAAGAAGTTCTTAAATCTGTAATACGTGATGAACTGACTGAGATTAAAGAAAATTACTCAACACCGCGTAAAACAGTACTTCTCGATCAGAATCCAAATGATATCGATATCGAAGATCTCATTCCTGATGATGATGCAGTAATTACCCTATCCAGACGCGGATACATTAAGCGTACACCTCTTTCTAACTATCATCAGCAGAAACGAGGCGGAAAAGGTATTGCGGGAGTTCAGACTAAGGATGGAGACTTTATCCATACTTTCCTGACCACTTCAAATCATCAGTATCTGGTACTGTTCACTTCGAAAGGAAAGATGTTTAAAATTAAAGTACATCAGGTTCCCGAAGCTAGCCGTATTGCACGTGGCGCACACATAGCTAACTTGTTGCCTTTGGAGAAAGACGAAACCATCGCAACAGCACTTACTATGCGTGAATTTGAAGAAGATCGCTTCTTCCTGTTCGTGACCAAGAAAGGAATGATTAAACGTTCCAGCATTGCTCTTTATCGTAATTGCAGACAGTCCGGTATCCGCGCTGTAGCAATGAAAGAGGATGATGTGCTCATCACTGTCAAGCAGGTCAGCGCTGATTCAGAAGCTATTCTTGTTACCAAGAACGGAACTTCAATCAGATTCAGCTGTCAGGATGCTCGCTCCATGGGCCGCGTCGCAAGCGGTGTGAAGGGTATTGCTCTTCGTCCTAAAGATGAAGTTGTTTCAGGTGTTGTTACTGGAGATGAAGAACGTACTCAGCTCCTTACCATATCCGAAGGCGGTTACGGTAAACGCACCAAGATTGAACAGCATCGCCTGCAGACACGAGGCGGTAAAGGTATCATCAGCATGCGTGTTACCACTAAGACCGGTAAGGTTCTTGGTTCCATCATGGTATCTGCGGATGATGAAGTTGTGCTTCTTACTTCTGGTAATAAGATTATCCGTCTTGGAGTCAAAGACGTCAGCTTAGTAGGTAGAGCTACTCAGGGCGTAAGACTTGTTAAGATGGCCGATAATGATAATGCAGTAGGATTTGATCTCGTAATGGATGATGGTATTGAAGTGCCAGAAATTGATGAGAGCGAAACCGAATCATGA
- a CDS encoding tetratricopeptide repeat protein → MRQWLILILASLILMVQGCEKPVGDRSEAIEKARQNFISGFYVDSEKGFERYLQNNPQGKDRLEAWEYLVKIDSEVRQDTERGASLLEAMYLEFGHKKELAAELKRKLAEMYVRNGQYKLAVEALEKSLEFPNQPPEQVDSTRTLLAQTFRKLRNYDLAIYTYNDLADTTLNSDTKAKALYEMAHTLTLIQAWERAELELKKMIIMKDMPENVHAKASFMLADIYEQKHEYTKAVELLEGILYTYPNPHAVQYKLDYMKKLESGKKR, encoded by the coding sequence ATGAGACAATGGTTGATATTAATTCTCGCATCCCTGATCCTTATGGTTCAGGGGTGTGAGAAACCTGTTGGTGATCGTTCTGAAGCTATCGAAAAAGCTAGGCAGAATTTTATCAGCGGCTTTTATGTTGATTCTGAAAAAGGTTTCGAAAGATATCTTCAGAATAATCCGCAAGGTAAAGACAGGCTTGAAGCTTGGGAATACCTAGTGAAAATTGATTCTGAGGTACGCCAAGATACTGAAAGAGGTGCTTCTCTCTTAGAAGCTATGTACCTTGAATTCGGTCATAAAAAAGAATTGGCAGCTGAACTTAAACGTAAGTTGGCTGAAATGTATGTAAGAAATGGCCAGTATAAATTAGCAGTGGAAGCACTTGAAAAAAGCTTAGAATTTCCGAATCAGCCACCTGAGCAGGTTGATTCAACCAGAACTTTGCTAGCGCAGACTTTTCGGAAATTGAGAAATTATGATTTAGCAATTTATACGTATAATGATCTTGCAGATACAACGCTAAATTCAGATACTAAGGCGAAGGCTCTTTATGAAATGGCGCATACTCTAACTCTTATTCAGGCATGGGAAAGAGCTGAATTAGAGCTGAAAAAAATGATAATAATGAAAGATATGCCGGAAAATGTGCACGCTAAAGCATCATTTATGCTGGCTGATATTTATGAACAGAAACATGAATATACGAAGGCAGTAGAGCTTTTAGAAGGCATATTATATACATATCCAAATCCACATGCTGTTCAGTATAAATTAGATTATATGAAGAAGCTTGAATCTGGTAAAAAGAGATAA
- a CDS encoding DMT family transporter: MQSKNIKADVLLLITAMIWGAAFVAQRVGMDYVGPFTFNAVRFALGAFALLPLIYRLDSEKKKDGTYKKLDMNQFFKGSIIAGSALFLGSTLQQWGLVYTTAGNAGFITGMYVVFVPIMGLFFKQKTGLPTWVGVVLAVVGMYLLSVNEGFNIAFGDLLVLISAFFWAGHVIVISLISSRIDPIKFASGQFVVCSIFSFIGVFMVEEVTLSGIYAGAIPILYGGLMSVGVAYTLQVIAQQDAKPAHAAIILSLESVFAAVAGWLLLGETLTIQGLFGCGLMLCGMLVSQIKSK; the protein is encoded by the coding sequence ATGCAGTCTAAAAATATAAAAGCAGATGTGTTGTTACTCATAACAGCAATGATTTGGGGAGCCGCCTTCGTAGCTCAGAGAGTAGGTATGGACTATGTCGGTCCATTTACTTTTAATGCTGTTCGTTTTGCTCTCGGTGCGTTTGCACTTCTTCCACTCATCTACAGACTTGATAGTGAAAAAAAGAAAGACGGTACTTACAAAAAATTGGATATGAATCAGTTTTTTAAAGGCAGTATTATTGCCGGATCAGCACTATTTTTAGGGTCTACATTGCAACAGTGGGGACTTGTTTACACCACTGCTGGAAATGCTGGATTTATTACAGGTATGTATGTTGTGTTTGTCCCTATTATGGGGCTTTTCTTTAAGCAGAAAACAGGTCTTCCAACATGGGTAGGTGTCGTTCTGGCGGTAGTCGGGATGTATCTACTGAGTGTGAATGAAGGATTTAATATAGCTTTCGGTGATCTACTCGTTCTGATCAGTGCATTTTTCTGGGCCGGACATGTAATTGTAATATCGCTTATTTCTTCTAGAATTGACCCAATAAAATTTGCAAGCGGTCAATTTGTAGTATGTTCAATATTTAGTTTTATAGGCGTATTTATGGTCGAAGAAGTGACCCTGAGCGGTATATACGCCGGAGCTATTCCGATCCTTTACGGAGGGTTAATGTCCGTTGGAGTTGCGTATACTTTGCAGGTTATAGCTCAGCAAGACGCAAAACCTGCTCATGCCGCAATAATACTAAGCTTAGAGTCAGTATTTGCCGCAGTAGCAGGGTGGCTGTTGCTCGGAGAAACGCTAACAATTCAAGGTCTATTCGGTTGTGGACTGATGCTTTGCGGAATGCTTGTTTCTCAGATTAAGTCGAAATAG
- a CDS encoding homocysteine biosynthesis protein, with translation MAKTFEVNKTIKEINERIKNGKAVVVNAEEMVEIVRSKGKVEAAKEIDVVTTGTFSPMCSSGLLFNIGQEPPTMKTSQVWLNNVPCYAGIAAADSYIGVTEPAEDDPLNKVYPGRFAYGGGHVIEDLIAGKTVRLKAKGYGTDCYPRKEIEKDITLKDLPNAVMFNPRNCYQNYNCAVNMTSRTIHTYMGPLKANQRNANYATAGQLSPLFNDPYLKTIGLGTRIFLAGAKGYVIGAGTQHVKNPARNERGIPLGGSGTLMIKGDLEGMDPRYFRGLSFQGYGCTASVGIGIPIPILNEEMAWFTGVSDADIQMPVKDYGYDYPNGVGRALAHVTFEELKSGEITVNGKVIPTVPMTSHVMSLEIADKLKSWIQKGDFLLTEPVDEIEST, from the coding sequence ATGGCGAAGACCTTTGAAGTCAATAAGACTATAAAAGAAATAAACGAGCGCATTAAAAATGGTAAAGCTGTAGTCGTCAACGCTGAAGAAATGGTCGAAATCGTCCGTTCTAAGGGCAAAGTTGAAGCAGCTAAAGAAATAGATGTTGTAACAACGGGTACTTTCTCACCCATGTGTTCTTCTGGGTTATTGTTCAATATTGGACAGGAACCGCCTACTATGAAGACTTCACAGGTGTGGTTGAACAATGTTCCATGTTATGCAGGAATTGCCGCTGCAGACTCTTATATCGGTGTTACAGAGCCTGCTGAAGATGATCCGCTTAATAAAGTTTACCCAGGTAGATTTGCTTACGGTGGCGGCCATGTAATCGAAGATTTGATTGCAGGTAAGACTGTTCGTCTTAAGGCGAAGGGATACGGGACTGACTGTTATCCTCGTAAAGAGATTGAAAAAGACATTACACTGAAAGATTTACCTAACGCCGTTATGTTTAACCCCCGTAATTGTTATCAAAATTACAATTGCGCAGTTAATATGACCAGTCGTACAATACACACGTATATGGGGCCTCTTAAAGCTAATCAGCGTAACGCAAATTACGCTACAGCCGGCCAGCTTTCACCACTTTTCAATGATCCATATTTAAAGACTATCGGTTTAGGTACACGCATCTTTTTGGCAGGAGCTAAAGGATATGTAATCGGAGCGGGAACTCAGCATGTTAAAAACCCAGCTCGTAACGAAAGAGGTATACCTCTTGGCGGGTCTGGAACTCTTATGATTAAGGGTGATTTGGAAGGCATGGACCCACGTTATTTCCGCGGGCTAAGCTTTCAGGGATATGGCTGTACAGCTTCTGTCGGTATAGGAATTCCAATTCCGATTCTTAACGAAGAAATGGCATGGTTCACCGGAGTATCTGATGCAGATATTCAGATGCCGGTAAAAGATTACGGTTACGACTATCCTAACGGGGTTGGACGTGCTCTTGCTCATGTTACTTTTGAAGAACTTAAATCAGGTGAAATAACTGTGAATGGTAAGGTTATTCCAACTGTTCCAATGACAAGTCATGTTATGTCACTTGAAATTGCTGATAAGCTCAAATCATGGATTCAGAAAGGAGATTTCCTTTTAACTGAGCCTGTTGATGAAATTGAGTCTACATAA